One Aegilops tauschii subsp. strangulata cultivar AL8/78 chromosome 2, Aet v6.0, whole genome shotgun sequence genomic window, CACTTTTCAAATACTAGTTTCacttttttaaatgcttgattaatagtATGTTTTAAATACATTATCAACTTTTTTCACACAGATAGTAATTTTTTGCTTgcattttttgtatacatgatAAATATTTTATTTATACACATTTATCATTTTTTAAACATTTGGTTGACATTTTTTTAGAAATGTTTTATGTAAAGTGCTTCTGGTAATGTATTTATTTAGAATATTATAAGTGTAAACGAAAgttaaaaaacaaaacaaaacgaaaacaaaataaatgaaaaaaaaCGAGGCCGTGGCCTCCCGCACGCTTGGGCCCCCATTTAGTGAGACGCTTGGCGCGAGAGTACCCTATGTGTTGCTAGAAGCGAGAGATAGCGCTGCCCCTTTATTATTGATGCAAACCTTGGTGCGTCACCCGTTACGTGATCTGCTTGAACCGGGGCGACCCGAGAGCCGTGTCCAAATAAAAGAGAGAAAATTCCTTATTTGACACTGTCTTAAAATCTGGTTCCTTGTTTGATACTGAAAAAGGTTTTTTTCCTTATTTGATACTAGTCCTAAATTTTATTCCCTATACGACACTTCCGTCCATTTTGAGCCTAAATGATACCTGGAAAGACGATTTTGCCCCTCATGCGgtatgtgtgtgcgcgcgcgtgtgtgCTGTTGCGTGTGTGGGTGCACGCGCACATGTGTGCTGCTGCTGcatgtgtgtgtgcatgtgtgctgCTGCGTGTGTGTTTGCTACTGCGTGTGTACGTGCGCGTGCGCGTGTGTGCGTGCTGTTGCGTGCCTATGTGCTGCCTGCGTGTGTGCTGCTGTTGCTGCGTATGTGTATatgtgtgtgtgctgcgtgcgtGTGTGTTGCTGCGTGTGTGTGCGCGTGCATGTGTGTGCCCACGCGTGCGTGTTGTTGCGTGTGTGCGCGCGTGTGTGTTGCTgcgtgtgtgtgcatgtgtgtgtgtgcacaCGCACGCGTGCGTGTTGTTGCGTGTGTGTGCGCGTGCGTGTGTTGGTGCGTGTGTATGTGTTGCTGCGTGTGTGCTCCTGCCCTCGCATTGATGCTGCGTGTGTGCGCTATTGTCCCCTACACACATACCACATGAAGGGCAAAAGAGTCTTTTCAGGTGTTATTTAGGCTTAAAATGGACGGAAATGTCATATAGAAAATAAAATATAGAACTTGTGTCAAATAGGGAAGAAAACTTTTCCAGTGTCAAATAAGGAAGCAGATTTTAAGATAGTGTCAAATAAGGAATTTTCTTAATAAAAGACGACGGAGTCATTGTGATCACACGGCCTGAAGTACAACTTTGGAATTGTAGTACTCGATCTAAGAACGGATCTCAGTTCTGACTTTTCTCGTGGTCAGAGCGTCGACCGGCCGGACATGCACGTATCTGTGTGTCCACGATGTCCTCATACAAATCGTGCACGATCAAACAACTCGTTGACAATTTGGCCTTCCATGAGTTTTCCTGTCGGTTCCTTCTAAAGAACTGCTACGCGCTAAAACAAATATACGCAGTCTGCCAGCGAGAAAATGGTACTCGTCATGCTACATATCGACGGTTATATAGTTTCATGCTAGTTTTTTTTCAGGATATTTTCATGCCAGTTTTTAAAATATTATAAAACGGAGGCAGTAGCTTCTAACGAAAAAAAGCAACATAAGAGGCTTCTCTAACACTGACCCGCAAATTAGCCCAGACATTCGTTCGTGGAGAAGGAGGACCAGTCCATGCACACGGATGCGGGAGGCGGCCATCCAGCGCTGACCGCATATATTACAAGCCGGGTTTCAAttaactggacgaaattcatcaAAACTTACGATCTCCTCCGCCGCGCGCAATAGTCACCTTGCCTCAACCGACCAACCGTGTCACAAAACTTGGTGACGGAGGTCTGGATGGTGTATCATCGATACGATAACGACCTCATATTGCATTGTTAAATGATGTGCATGTCATAAGGCGCAATATGCTTTCACGCGTGAAACAAATCATGCACGTGCTGCCAGAAGATCCCCCTCTACTCCTGCCTATGAAATCCGCGGATACGGTTAACCACACATCGCATAATAACTCATTCTTCATGGTCGAGTACCCTGCCATCCTTTGTATTCTAAAAAAAGACATGGTGTTCGAACATAGGCTTAATGGCATTTGACCGAACACCTATCGGGTGTGGTGTCCGCCATGGAAGACGTGacaaccggggggggggggggggggggggtacctgCCTAAGGACGAGCCCTGGGTGGACGACGCCGTCGTAAAAGGCGAGCACAGACGCGTCAGTGCTGGCTGCGGAAGCCCAGCAATGCCTGTGTGCCGATCGGAGAGGACAACAACGACGGAGGAGGAGGGTGCGGATGCAAAGTAATGGGGTAGATGGGACGAAATGAAAGAAAATAAGACCGGGGGTAGGGGGGGGGGGTCTAGTGGGCCGGTGGTGTTGAACTCCTACGTGGCTGTTGTCCGGACTAATGCAAAGCCCCTGACTTTGCTTCCACTTTGCGGGAAAAAGTGTATCTAGATCATTTGACGGATCGATACAAACCTGTGTTGAATGTTATAACACGTCAGAACAACACAGTCCGAATATATGCAAACGTTTTAAGAGTAGGGTATTAAAGATGTCCTAAGAAAGACGTCAATATACAACTACGGGAAAAACAGATCAGGTTTAAGAGCAGGCAGCGGAACTGCGGAAGAAGGGAAGCCGGTTCTGCTGCACTGCCTGGAATGTTCATTCGTCTTTGCCCTATGAAGCCCTGACCACCGCCCAGGACAACTAATCTCCTATAGTATAGTAGTTTATCAATCATGGAGCAATGACACCGCTACTTGCATATGCATGTGCACCCACTGGCGGAGGAGCCCAATGGGCAAGGTGTGCACCCACTGGCGGAGGAGCCCAGTGGGCAAGGTGTGGCGGCCGCCACACCTTGATTCCACACCAAATTTTTATATGTATGCATGTATTTTTTTTGAATACCTAAGACCTCTTCCAATGCTTGTTTAGGatagtcatagtggggagtaacttagactagtaacatgcatatgttactagtctatattACTACCTTTATAATGGGTAGTGTCATAGATGTGGTAACATAAAGGGTTTCATTTGTTAATTTATAGACTCATTTTACATTGAGAATCGCTATGTGATGGTAACATATTATATTACTCTATTTGCATCTCTCCTCATTAATTGCCTGCCACATAAGCATGTTCGCGAGTCCTAAGTACATaatactacttatgttaccccaTTATGGCTAGCCTTACTCAGATGGGGTGCAAAGAGCATTAAAGAGTTTAGCACCTGAAGTTCACAattgcataggtgcttagtttgtTGTTGCTAAGCTTCCTAATTTAATTGTTTAACAACTAAAGTCTCTCATGCATAGGGCAGACTTCTTTCATTTAAATCTTTTGCATAGGTCCGCGCACTTGGCGTTGGTTCTTTCTAGTGTCATCAAAATCTTCTCTCTCCTCTTAACTACCTTGCGACATCAGATTTTTTACCTATGTGGCATGCTAAGCACCAATACACCATGGAGCATGGGCCCAAGCATATACACTACTGTTTGTGGGTTTTAGACCATAGCAGATCGATTCGTCCACGCAAACCTAGATGGAAGCACACAAGCTAGATCGGAAGCACACAAGCAGGCAGCTTGATTGATGTGCTGGCTAGCACATGCACATCTCACCGTGTAGACGTACTCGAACCGGCTTGCTTCTGTTGAACAATGATCAGATCGATTCTCTCGGCGGCTTGCTCTTAATAGAACTCTCATAACTTGGCGACCACAAAACAGAACGGAGAAAAATTTGCTGGTGCGCTCAACTTGCATTTTTTGGTTCTTTTTTCATTGACTTGTACTCCatctgtttctaaatataagcctttGTAGGGATTTAACTATGAACgacatatgaagcaaaatgagtgaatttacactctaaaatgcatctatatacatccttATGTTATCCATAGTTAAATCTCTACAAAGATTTATATTTATGAAGGGAgggagtatatataagagtacAATGATTGACTACCCGTGCCCTTTCGTAAAAAAAAAGACCGACTATCCATGCCAACGCGTCTCGGACTTCACTCCCAATACAACATGACCTGGTGTTCGGTTTaacacatactccctccgttcctaaacatttgtctttctagagatttcagcaagtgactacatacggagcaaaatgagtgaatgtacactctaaaatatgtctatatataaatccgtatgtggtagtccatttgaaatctctagaaagacaaatacttaggaacagagggagtacttcctctgatcctaaatataagacctttcagagattccactataaactacatacggattatatagacatactttagagtgtagatttactcattttgctccgtgtGTAGTCTATAGTGAAATCcctaaaaggtcttatatttagaaacagagggagtatatgggatGAATATGAGGTGTGCCGGACAACTAAATAATTTGATGATGTGTTATATTAAAAGAAGATATTTAAAAGTTGATATATTGCATGCGTCTTCTAGACGCCATTGAAAGCTTCAGTGCAGTGTGAATTGACTATTATGTTTTTGCATCAAAAGCTTTAGTTGACAGTTCACCACACTCTAATTTTTTTTCGTCCTCTGTGTGCGCACTGCGCAGCAATGTGTCGACACGGCCTCGTACCATGCACGCACACCCGGTCGCAGCCCATAAACCTGCATATATAACAAGATCCTACCCAGCAGTTCGTCACACACAAACTAAGAGCCATATTTCCCATCTCATAATTTTCAGTCATACCCAACTTTGTCGAATTTGTGGACACCATAGTGCAGCACAGTAACAGGCAATGGAGACCGCCAGAAAGCCTCACTTTGTGCTCGTCCCATGGATAGGAAGCATCAGCCACATCGTCCCCATGACGGACATCGGCTGCCTTCTCGCCTCCCATGGAGCGTCGGTCGCCATCATCACGACGCCCGCCAACGCGTCGCTTGTCCAGAGCCGCGTCGACCGTGTCACCCTGGACGGCGCGGTGCTCGCGGTCACCACGATCCCCTTCCCGGCCGCCGAAGCCGGCCTGCCGGAGGGGTGCGAGAGGTTGGACCTGATCACGTCCCCCGCCATGGTGCCTGGCTTCTTCGAGGCCAACAAGAAGTTCGGCGAGGCGGTGGAGCAGTACTGCCTTCGGGACGCGCCACGCCGGCCGAGCTGCATCGTCTCCGGGATGTGCCACACGTGGACGCTGCCCATGACACGAAACCTCGGCGTGCCCTGCTACATCTTCCACGGCTTTGGTGTGTTCGCCTTGCTGTGCATCGAGCACCTCTACAGGCAAGGACGGCACGAGGCGATTGCGTCCGCGGACGAGCTCGTCGACATCTCGGTCCTGCAGCCGTTTGAGTGCAAGATCCTCGGCAGGCAGCTGCCGCCGCATTTCTTGCCATCCACGTCCATGGGGAGCGGGGTGATGCAGGAGGTCCGGGAGTTCGACATGGCCGTGGACGGCGTCGTGGTGAACAGCTTCGACGAGCTGGAGCACGGCTCCGCGGCGCTTCTCGCGGCAGCCGCAGGCAGGAAAGTTCTCGCCGTGGGGCCGGTCTCTCTGTGCTGCGCACCTAGTCTCGACCCGCAGAGCGATGACGCGCGGCGGTGCATGTCGTGGCTGGACGGCAAGAAGGCCAAGTCCGTGGTGTACGTGAGCTTCGGCAGCGCCGGGTGCATGCCGCCCGCGCAGCTCATGCAGCTCGGCATGGCCCTGGTCTCGTGCCGCTGGCCTGTCATGTGGGTTATCAGAGGCGCTGACTCGTT contains:
- the LOC109759951 gene encoding UDP-glycosyltransferase 73C6, with the translated sequence METARKPHFVLVPWIGSISHIVPMTDIGCLLASHGASVAIITTPANASLVQSRVDRVTLDGAVLAVTTIPFPAAEAGLPEGCERLDLITSPAMVPGFFEANKKFGEAVEQYCLRDAPRRPSCIVSGMCHTWTLPMTRNLGVPCYIFHGFGVFALLCIEHLYRQGRHEAIASADELVDISVLQPFECKILGRQLPPHFLPSTSMGSGVMQEVREFDMAVDGVVVNSFDELEHGSAALLAAAAGRKVLAVGPVSLCCAPSLDPQSDDARRCMSWLDGKKAKSVVYVSFGSAGCMPPAQLMQLGMALVSCRWPVMWVIRGADSLPDDVKVWLRENTAGDGDPDSKCLVVRGWAPQVAILAHPAVGGFMTHCGWGSTLESVAAGVPMVTWPLFAEQFVNEKLIVDVLGIGVSVGVTKPTANVLTAGKHGSGEAKAEVGAEQVNSALEKLMDGGVAGEDMWRKALACKAKANASLKEGGSSYNNLEELIQSVSENSTEQS